In Populus alba chromosome 1, ASM523922v2, whole genome shotgun sequence, a single window of DNA contains:
- the LOC118039115 gene encoding E3 ubiquitin-protein ligase HOS1, protein MERNQMNGRVSPSSSADCGGGTARSTALPRQPNYSSRAVQEALEHLASIDLIELCSEAKVERCRATRDLRSCGRYVQHVLNSCGHASLCSECSQRCDLCPICRTPIPKTGIRLHPRLYYECIEAGLISKRCDERFQEKEDVDNELTADVQRLYSLFDVALENNLVSLICHYVTDICMDESAVSSDPVIAFLLDEVVVKDWCKRTFKKITAELQVIYNLEAEEMKTRLSLLLKLSVHLAGISNVLEVLESSFKDSLSARLHDLQLLQESTLKAKQHMEIIAWCARHHFLENVRSRHTNLSSWRSVVHQRKSAAIKRSWPDVPNQSAKSSMLAGSLFIEDALANLKIEQNHMQEMGEESQLAPLQKDGGLFCKSKLEGLEGCYPFENLRAAVDVLFLHGSSDLVLAKQAIFLYYLFDRHWTMPDESWRYIVDDFSATFAITRHSLLESLTFYLLDDNNEEALQEACNLLPEISGPSTHPKIAQVLLERENPETALMVLRWSGHDGSQMVSLSDAVTAIQVRVECGLLTEAFIHQRMLCTKVRENKFKAGPPRDASDDLKGECRSWENWVEILVTEICCLCIKNNLVDRMIGLPWNLDEEKYLHKCLLDYAFHDPSTTIGSLLVVFYLQRYRYVEAYHVHSKLKSMEQEFISQNSISGEALSRIRSASNHREELVVHSIQLLPKVQQEQVKTGKLSPEVHRTSSEEVEIQERADLPMVQEPKSSSFLVSLPANSSFVSLTNHNIMLKPSALETPPRFGASIKNPHMELGNHGSSSVLHQRLSSSPERTPKHQVSVNKNFKFDGISTPMMHHGSHMNTTPLKETSRTSLEVLPNSNLLHNLFDKMSPEREQNGFVKQLRNTSPPYSHRITANPVALFGSNNGLPNDRNGGPRTKSSKDDPMDIAWSGREELIVDEREVNDGLRWRTDETSDEEEEHVPERVVGVGSYTATARRVRKSRFARR, encoded by the exons ATGGAGCGAAACCAAATGAACGGTCGGGTTTCACCTTCCAGCTCCGCCGACTGCGGTGGAGGCACTGCAAGATCCACTGCTTTGCCTCGTCAACCTAACTACAGCAGCCGAGCTGTTCAA GAAGCATTGGAACACTTGGCATCTATTGATTTAATTGAGTTGTGCAGCGAAGCAAAAGTCGAGCGTTGCCGGGCAACTAGAGATTTGAGAAGTTGTGGGCGCTATGTTCAGCATGTGTTGAACTCATGTGGCCATGCTTCCTTATGCTCTGAGTGTAGTCAGCGGTGTGATCTTTGCCCAATTTGTAGAACACCTATTCCAAAGACCGGAATTAGGCTCCATCCTCGCCTTTACTACGAGTGCATAGAGGCTGGCCTTATTTCCAAAAGATGTGATGAAAGATTTCAGGAGAAAGAAGATGTGGACAATGAATTAACTGCCGATGTCCAACGGCTTTATTCTTTATTTGATGTTGCCTTGGAAAATAACTTGGTTTCTTTGATTTGTCACT ATGTTACAGATATTTGTATGGATGAAAGTGCCGTGTCTAGCGATCCTGTCATTGCTTTCTTGTTGGATGAAGTGGTTGTCAAGGATTGGTGCAAGCggacatttaaaaaaatcacagcgGAACTTCAAGTAATAT ATAATCTTGAAGCAGAAGAAATGAAAACTAGGTTGAGTTTACTTCTTAAACTTTCTGTGCATTTGGCTGGAATATCCAATGTCCTTGAAGTTTTGGAATCATCATTTAAGGATAGTCTTTCAGCACGACTTCATGACTTGCAGCTCCTTCAAGAGAGCACTTTAAAGGCGAAACAG CATATGGAGATTATAGCATGGTGTGCAAGACATCACTTTCTGGAGAATGTGAGGTCTCGTCATACCAATTTATCATCATGGCGTTCTGTTGTCCATCAAAGGAAATCAGCTGCAATTAAGCGTTCATGGCCTGATGTACCAAATCAATCTGCCAAGTCCAGCATGCTAGCTGGTTCTTTGTTCATTGAAGATGCTCTGGCCAATCTCAAGATAGAGCAGAATCATATGCAGGAGATGGGAGAAGAGTCACAACTTGCACCATTGCAGAAGGATGGAGGGTTGTTTTGCAAGTCTAAGCTAGAGGGTTTGGAAGGATGCTATCCATTTGAAAATCTGCGAGCTGCTGTTGATGTACTCTTTTTACATGGAAGTTCAGATTTGGTGCTTGCAAAGCAAGCGATT tTTCTTTATTATCTTTTTGATCGACATTGGACGATGCCAGATGAAAGTTGGCGATACATTGTAGATGACTTTTCAGCTACATTTGCTATAACCAGGCATTCATTATTGGAATCACTTACCTTCTATCTTCTGGACGATAACAACGAAGAAGCTCTGCAA GAAGCTTGCAACCTTCTTCCTGAGATTTCAGGCCCATCAACTCATCCTAAGATTGCTCAAGTGCTATTGGAAAGGGAGAATCCTGAAACAGCATTGATGGTCTTACGATGGTCTGGGCATGATGGATCTCAAATGGTTTCACTTAGTGATGCTGTTACTGCAATTCAGGTTAGGGTGGAGTGTGGACTGTTGACTGAAGCATTTATACATCAGAGAATGCTCTGCACCAAAGTCAGGGAAAATAAGTTCAAGGCTGGACCACCTCGAGATGCTTCCGATGATCTTAAAGGTGAATGCAGGTCCTGGGAAAACTGGGTGGAGATATTGGTGACAGAAATTTGTTGTCTCTGTATCAAGAATAATCTGGTAGATCGAATGATAGGGTTGCCATGGAATTTGGATGAAGAGAAATATCTTCATAAGTGTCTCTTGGATTATGCTTTCCACGACCCTTCAACAACTATTGGAAGCCTTCttgttgtattttatcttcag CGATACAGATATGTGGAGGCATACCATGTTCATTCTAAACTTAAGAGCATGGAGCAGGAGTTCATTTCACAAAATTCTATCAGTGGAGAAGCTTTATCCAGAATAAGATCAGCTAGTAATCACAGAGAAGAACTTGTT GTCCATTCCATTCAGTTGCTGCCAAAAGTTCAACAGGAACAAGTTAAGACTGGAAAATTGTCACCTGAGGTCCATAGGACGTCTAGTGAAGAAGTTGAAATTCAAGAAAGGGCTGATCTTCCCATGGTACAAGAGCCAAAGTCAAGCAGTTTCTTGGTTTCATTGCCTGCGAATTCTTCTTTTGTTTCGCTGACAAATCATAACATTATGCTCAAACCATCAGCTCTTGAAACTCCACCAAGATTTGGTGCATCTATCAAGAATCCTCACATGGAACTTGGTAACCATGGCTCCTCATCAGTTCTCCATCAAAGGTTATCTAGCAGTCCAGAAAGAACTCCGAAGCATCAAGTTAGTGtcaacaaaaatttcaaatttgacGGCATCTCAACTCCTATGATGCATCATGGTAGTCACATGAATACCACACCATTAAAAGAGACTAGCAGAACTTCATTAGAAGTGCTTCCAAACAGTAACCTGCTTCACAATTTATTCGATAAAATGTCACCAGAGAGGGAACAAAATGGGTTTGTTAAGCAATTGCGAAATACTAGTCCTCCATATTCCCATAGGATTACAGCTAATCCAGTGGCTTTGTTTGGCAGCAATAATGGTTTACCTAATGATAGAAACGGTGGACCTAGAACTAAGAGCTCTAAAGATGATCCGATGGACATAGCTTGGag TGGTAGAGAGGAGCTCATTGTTGATGAAAGGGAGGTGAATGATGGGCTGAGATGGAGAACTGATGAAACCAGTGACGAGGAAGAAGAGCATGTTCCAGAGAGAGTTGTTGGAGTTGGTTCTTATACAGCAACTGCAAGGAGAGTTAGAAAAAGTAGATTTGCCAGAAGATGA
- the LOC118039117 gene encoding transcription factor KUA1 has translation MTRRCSHCSHNGHNSRTCPNRVVKLFGVRLTDGSIRKSASMGNLSLYTGSSNMGGPHASGSNNPGSPGVTPDHAAAAAADGYASEDFVPGSSSSRERKKGVPWTEEEHRMFLLGLQKLGKGDWRGIARNYVISRSPTQVASHAQKYFIRQSNVSRRKRRSSLFDIVADEQLDTPMVSQDFLSTNHPKVDTQTDNPLPAPPPLDEECESMDSTNSNEGEPLPPKPDSSQPAYPVVYPAYLSPFFPCSFPFWSGCSAEPSKTETHEVLKPTAVHSKSPINVDELVGMSKLSLGESIGDDGSSSLSLKLLEGTSRQSAFHANPASNSSGINRSGSPIHAV, from the exons ATGACGAGGCGGTGCTCGCATTGCAGTCATAACGGGCACAACTCCCGGACCTGCCCCAACAGAGTGGTCAAGTTGTTTGGGGTCCGATTGACTGACGGGTCGATCAGGAAAAGTGCCAGTATGGGGAATTTAAGTCTTTATACAGGTTCTTCTAATATGGGTGGACCCCATGCTTCCGGGTCCAACAATCCCGGATCCCCTGGTGTTACTCCTGATcacgccgccgccgccgccgccgacGGTTATGCTTCTGAGGATTTCGTTCCCGGGTCTTCTTCAAGTCGTGAGAGAAAGAAAg GTGTTCCATGGACTGAAGAGGAACATAGGATGTTTCTACTTGGTCTGCAGAAGCTTGGTAAAGGTGACTGGCGAGGAATTGCTCGTAATTATGTTATATCGAGGTCTCCTACTCAGGTAGCTAGTCATGCTCAGAAATATTTCATCAGGCAAAGCAATGTGTCAAGGAGGAAGAGACGCTCCAGCCTGTTTGATATAGTTGCTGATGAA CAACTAGACACTCCAATGGTATCACAGGACTTCTTGTCTACCAACCATCCAAAGGTTGATACACAAACTGATAATCCACTGCCTGCTCCTCCTCCATTGGATGAAGAATGCGAGTCAATGGATTCTACCAACTCCAACGAGGGAGAACCCCTCCCTCCAAAGCCAGATAGCTCACAGCCTGCTTATCCAGTAGTATACCCAGCTTATCTCTCACCGTTCTTCCCATGTTCTTTTCCATTTTGGTCGGGATGCAGTGCGGAACCCTCAAAGACAGAGACACACGAGGTTCTGAAGCCAACGGCAGTGCATTCAAAAAGCCCAATCAATGTAGATGAGCTGGTTGGCATGTCAAAGCTGAGTTTAGGAGAATCTATTGGTGATGATGGCTCCTCTTCTCTTTCCTTAAAATTACTTGAAGGGACATCCAGACAATCTGCTTTCCATGCTAATCCAGCCTCTAACAGTTCAGGCATCAACAGAAGCGGCAGCCCGATCCACGCAGTTTAA